The Coccidioides posadasii str. Silveira chromosome 3, complete sequence genome contains a region encoding:
- a CDS encoding uncharacterized protein (EggNog:ENOG410PQX2~COG:C~BUSCO:16565at33183), protein MTQDLSGSAILGTLLISRERKLNWDEINMTLKKLVTGDASQPTAATREEMSNARLPIAFRDSCAHLLIPLNRCRVQEYYLPWKCENERHSYEKCQYEEFKKRVAKMDELRAAKGGARSN, encoded by the exons ATGACACAAGACTTGTCCGGCTCTGCGATTCTCGGAACACTTTTGATTTCTCGTGAGAGGAAATTGAACTGGGACGAGATCAATATGACGCTCAAGAAACTTGTTACTGGCGATGCCAGCC AGCCGACGGCTGCCACTCGGGAAGAGATGTCGAATGCTCGCCTCCCTATTGCCTTCAGAGATAGCTGTGCACATCTACTGATACCGCTCAACCGATGCCGAGTTCAGGAATATTATTTGCCATGGAAATGCGAG AATGAGAGACATTCCTACGAGAAATGCCAATACGAGGAATTCAAGAAGCGGGTCGCCAAGATGGATGAGTTACGGGCGGCCAAGGGGGGAGCGAGAAGCAATTGA
- a CDS encoding uncharacterized protein (EggNog:ENOG410PSM4~TransMembrane:6 (i82-105o129-147i152-171o183-207i572-591o648-670i)), translating to MSEKLLSHHLDPEYMIPLQDFSVNEGPASADTREHHRSPENSDLLGERIASLEALDSDDDDDTLEKCAERRKVVLARSRPRALWHFLLFHAVPLGVALFLIVFNIKTHFYGTDGSTVNLLQFAAKAHEVLMQASIVTVMIAYIQYLLTNKFAIPFGAIFSVYHIGNVAYLMSPEFFASLTTPWLSVAMKIVFLLFIPFSIALASAVGPSSAIAMLPRFGNYTLPDYTDLALNLTSAELYPGVIDKTLSVGFIAAGWGDLYNLPVIGLTDNIKTGLQRDHQNGPTNIMPPLHSVLRPAMDRTMYVQYAPNGTLATVQHIPVSLALAEAAQKALDNWDHGTKVETSVRMPQPYVSVLCELNAIKGENDTRPIQFPDTYIAPLVGKHAPGSMPRLNPTNVINYTDITRKELWEAAKKDIHGQMIWVDDIKVSRPVSTRPLGVIVVHSEFCEIDEPFLTTSACLIGSTWANTTSSLEFGYERDILLSRQIKSSLSTASLATLPSWSRSPISLSKSWAESLNPTTKVQNQTVADNLLQAMPITPNICPTGGNYSLEYERETGGAILTSYGRPFMHEALVASMIVSGLSGAAGPAQLGNLTFNSESKKWTWKYEDLGIPWETVTMELSEPPGVQFIFGSQAAGYVWNTTGTSTKLSICVLLIYCLYTVAYVLYTFFSGRSSRAWATTSELTALAMNSTPTSVLDNTSAGIANTDTFKHHISVQEVEANRRLELIFNQDKADRGALRRVGVGKYY from the exons ATGTCAGAGAAACTCCTTTCACACCATCTTGATCCCGAATATATGATCCCGTTGCAAGATTTCAGCGTAAACGAGGGCCCCGCGTCCGCAGATACCAGGGAGCATCACAG GAGTCCAGAAAACTCCGACCTCTTGGGAGAGCGTATAGCGTCGCTTGAAGCCCTGGACagtgacgatgacgatgacacTCTGGAAAAGTGTGCCGAACGACGAAAGGTGGTCCTTGCCCGGAGTCGCCCCAGGGCACTTTGGCACTTCCTCTTATTCCATGCCGTTCCGCTGGGGGTGGCTCTGTTTCTCATCGTCTTTAATATCAAGACGCACTTTTATGGCACTGATGGGTCAACGGTTAACCTGCTCCAATTTGCGGCTAAGGCCCATGAGGTCCTCATGCAGGCCTCGATCGTGACGGTCATGATTGCCTACATCCAGTACCTCCTGACAAACAAATTCGCCATTCCCTTCGGTGCAATTTTCTCCGTGTATCACATCGGTAACGTTGCATACCTGATGTCCCCCGAGTTCTTCGCCTCCCTGACAACTCCTTGGCTGTCCGTGGCAATGAAAATTGTCTTTCTGTTATTTATTCCGTTTAGCATCGCACTGGCGAGTGCTGTTGGCCCGTCAAGCGCCATTGCTATGCTACCTAGGTTTGGGAACTACACCTTGCCGGATTACACGGACCTGGCATTGAACCTTACTTCCGCGGAGCTGTATCCCGGTGTTATTGATAAGACCTTATCAGTTG GATTCATTGCTGCTGGCTGGGGTGATCTTTACAATCTTCCAGTTATAGGACTAACGGACAACATAAAAACGGGACTGCAACGTGATCATCAGAACGGCCCAACCAACATTATGCCCCCACTGCATTCTGTTTTGCGTCCAGCTATGGATCGGACTATGTATGTCCAATACGCGCCTAATGGCACTCTAGCTACTGTACAACACATCCCAGTATCACTCGCTCTCGCAGAAGCAGCACAAAAAGCGCTGGACAACTGGGATCATGGTACGAAGGTAGAGACCAGTGTCAGAATGCCACAACCTTATGTAAGTGTTCTGTGCGAACTTAATGCCATAAAAGGTGAAAACGACACGAGACCCATCCAATTCCCTGACACCTACATTGCGCCCCTCGTGGGCAAGCATGCGCCAGGGTCCATGCCTCGCCTTAACCCAACCAACGTGATTAATTATACGGATATCACAAGAAAGGAACTTTGGGAGGCTGCAAAAAAAGATATCCATGGCCAGATGATCTGGGTTGATGATATCAAGGTGTCAAGGCCGGTCTCGACTCGGCCTCTAGGAGTAATCGTTGTGCATTCGGAGTTTTGCGAGATAGATGAGCCATTTCTCACCACGTCTGCATGCTTGATCGGATCAACATGGGCAAACACAACATCTTCCTTAGAATTCGGTTACGAACGAGATATTTTGCTATCACGTCAAATCAAGAGCTCCCTCTCGACGGCGTCGCTCGCTACCCTACCCTCGTGGTCTAGATCCCCTATCTCACTCTCCAAGTCATGGGCTGAAAGCCTCAATCCCACTACCAAAGTTCAGAACCAAACAGTGGCCGATAACCTTCTTCAAGCGATGCCTATAACCCCCAATATATGTCCAACTGGCGGTAACTATTCCCTCGAATATGAACGCGAGACGGGAGGGGCCATTCTTACTTCCTACGGTCGACCGTTTATGCATGAAGCCCTCGTTGCGTCAATGATTGTGAGTGGGTTATCAGGCGCCGCTGGGCCGGCGCAGCTCGGAAACCTAACGTTCAATAGTGAGAGCAAGAAGTGGACTTGGAAATATGAGGATTTGGGTATACCCTGGGAGACAGTAACCATGGAGCTGTCGGAGCCTCCCGGGGTTCAGTTTATCTTTGGAAGCCAGGCTGCGGGCTACGTATGGAACACGACAGGCACCTCTACCAAACTCTCCATCTGCGTGCTGTTGATTTACTGCTTGTATACCGTCGCATATGTACTCTACACATTCTTCTCAGGCCGCAGCTCGCGAGCATGGGCAACGACGTCGGAACTCACGGCTCTGGCGATGAATTCCACGCCAACCAGCGTACTGGACAACACGAGCGCCGGTATCGCCAATACAGACACATTTAAACACCATATTAGTGTTCAAGAGGTGGAGGCAAATCGTCGCCTAGAGCTGATTTTCAACCAGGACAAGGCCGACAGGGGGGCACTAAGAAGAGTTGGTGTGGGCAAATATTATTGA